NNNNNNNNNNNNNNNNNNNNNNNNNNNNNNNNNNNNNNNNNNNNNNNNNNNNNNNNNNNNNNNNNNNNNNNNNNNNNNNNNNNNNNNNNNNNNNNNNNNNNNNNNNNNNNNNNNNNNNNNNNNNNNttaatatatatatatagaactagtttatttttagtaaatgcttagttgaactagttgaattaatataactagtttatttttagtaaatgttagttgaactagttaaattaatatatagaactagtttatttttagtaaatgcttagtttgaactagttgaattaatataactagtttatttttagtaaatgtttagttgaactagttgaattaatatatagaactagtttatttttagtaaatacttagttgaactaattgaattaatataactagtttatttttagtaaatgcttagttgaattcatagaagtagttgaattaattgaattagtaagtgtttaatattttgcctaatatgaacataggaaatgtcatctgacgacggaaaaaatttcattatgtgtgaatactgtgaagaccagcgccgcCAGTGCGACAAAAATTTCCTTTTGATGGTAAGCGATTCAGCATCAAGTtagatgagaccttcgaattcgatacagtaagtcacaacgacaagtctgttttcataattaagcagacttatatatgcttcatttacctgacttataatttttaattttcactattctactagcgcatcccctgccatgcaagaatttttgtcttggataagataggtttcaaagatatggaaactatggaggtaaagagagcttacctgaaaactgagcatgatggttataatttcaacgtcaaagtatacaatgcacacacgtacacctattttgaatgcaaaacttggcaagcactatgcaaggcttatgcatttgagcctggtatggttatcacctttgatattcgtccggaagatgatattgaaggtaatagagatatatgggtcgatgtgcagacgcctccagttctactattatgtgagttcttctcaactatatttttgtctttgatattgcttattcaaaaataactgacaactaatttctattgacagcttatttccattcaaccaaacatgtccggcgcttggtagataggacctactactgtcccggagctgaactaaactacgaggagataagtcattatgtttcatggcttgaggatcttcatactgtcaagacaaattttcttcttgcacttagaaatgttagtactcaaaacgtgcgaccaatagtgatggtattgaactacggtcacatctatttaggaatgatggtaagatatttactatttgtcctcagtgcatattttgcatacataatttttttgctaaactttcattgctaagtatattaattaagtactatgcgATCTTCTTCAACAggaactcccgatgacagttgtgcctcagggtatcgagactaaaggtcagatgtcaattgttagcttacggccaagatatcctgcattgcacatgaatgcattcaggatttctaaaaccgatgaatgcttaatagtaaaagattggaggaaaattgttaatgatcgcagagaaatactagggggcagcaatgagaagcgcagcccacgattaggagacaggttcatctgcatgctccaatatgatcaatcaggagagctatacatgttctatgccattttaccagagagagagtagccagcaggagtgatttagctagttcttcatgctgctcttaattagtactcgaTGTCCGTGTTCTTTGttatgaacttaagtgatttgcttttgtggtgttatatatgaacgcttataatatcatgacaatcatgcatgttgaactcgatgatatttttgcttctggtacaagtgaatgtttcttctttaagctagtagtgctggtgATGATATTTTTCCTACcttacctaagtgatcaagtatatgccatatctgtatagttgatcaagtataatatggatatggcatatacttgatcacttagctagctagctagtagctaGCTAGAGATATCCAAtaaatgcatccagtcgaaactaatccgcggtactttcacctaatgatttaacaactcattataatgtaaaacaatcactaaattgaattgaaaacacaaaattaaagaaaaattaaaaaaaacacctAAACATTTGgtgttacaaaccggcactaatgccctacacgcaaacgggcctggctcgtgccacgtggtggcactttagcgccggttcgtgacgaaccggtactaaagggaggggacctttagtccccactttttagtgccggttggcgaaccggcactaaagcccgtgacgaaccggcactaaaggtcggTTCTGTAGTAGTGAGCGCCAAGCACCGCCTGAGACGGAGAACCACCACGGTTCACAGTCGCAGCCATGAACTAGACGCGGCAACGCACGCCATGCGCGCCACCACGCGCCTGCCGGATACCGGAAGATGCCAGATCCGTTGCGCCGCGCCTACAGGATAGCCAAGGCCATCCTCCCTCGAGCACCGATGCACCCCACGTTCCGCACGACAGTAGGACGCCGCGGGCACCCGCCAATGGCCACCGAGCGGCGTCGCCGCGGATTCGCGCCGCAGCGCGCGAGCTCCGAGTCGCTCGCACGGCCGCCCCTAAGCCTGCGCCCCACCTTGCGCGGCGCCACTCCTGCCTACACCAGCCCGCGCACCGAGCGCGGCCGCGCCGTCCTGCAGCCTCGTCGCGCCGCCCTAACCGACCGCGAGTCAGAATCCCCCCAAAGTGACCGGCCTGCGCCGCTCGCCCAGGAGGAGGAAgatggccccgccgccgccgagccgctcAGGCTTCGCTCAATGACTCctaccggcggcggcgaggggagggggacGCCGGCATGTGGCTCTGGCGACGGCTAGGGCTTGCTCCCTGGCCGCTCGCGGGAGCGACCAAGGGGAACGTCGGGCACCATTTTGGGGAACTCCACTTTGGTGTGCTATAGGTAGAATTGATCTATATAGGAAACCAGCTTAGCAGTTGTACTACTTACGATAGTCATCTGCCTGGTGGCTAGCGTGCAAGTTTTGAACCTGGACGTCTCAGTTTTGAAGCTCATCAGCGAGGCAGTTTGTTTTTCTGCGGTATTAATAGACTAACACGTGGGATCCGTGTTTGGCTTTTTTAATGTAATTATTACTAAAACAATATGCAGATATTTTCTTTTACAAAAAAGTTCTCACGCGCACCTCATCAGCTGTCatcgactgacatgtgggccaaagcCACGTGGGTAGGACGTACACCCCCGATACGTACGGAGGCACCATATTTACCTCATAGGACAAGTTATAGCACCAATTTTGGGCATCAAAGTGACCGTGCTCAACAAGTTAAGGCACCTCCGGTGTATTTACTCTTTTTCATTTGACAGCAACCTAATTGGATGAGATCGTGGACATTTGGCATCTATCTCGGTTTCTCCATCGATACAATTAAAACTCTTGGACAAAGAAATAAATGAGACATACATATACAACAGCAACTGAGATTTAGACAGGGTATTCAATTGTACAAGGATGATGATGACACCTTGCAGCTACGCAAATGTATTGGCTAGAAAATACATATAATTCCAAATTAAGGCGCCATCCCTACATGCATTGAGCCATTAACAAACAAATCAATTTCCACAGGGGACATGGGATTTTGCGTGCACCCAGAGCTTGGACCTCCTTCTCACCGCGATACCGAAAATCTCCGTCATGTCCATATCTTTGGGCCTCATGCCAAAGGGCAGCTCCCAGTCAAAGTGGAAAAGGAGGCTAGCGAGCGCCAGCTCCATGTTGGCCATCGCGAGCGACATGCCGGGGCACATCCTCCGGCCAGCGCCGAACGGGAGGAACTCGAAGTCGGCGCCCTTGAAGTCGACGGTGCTGTTTTCGAATCTCTCTGGCCTGAATGCCTCCGCGTCACCCCAGTACATGCCGTCCCTCCCCATCGCCCACACGTTCACGACCACCTTGGTGCCCTTGGGCACGTCGTAGCCCATCACCCGACATGTCTCGCGACACTCTCGTGGGAGTAGGAATGGCGCCGGCGGGTGCAGCCTTAGAGCTTCCTTGATCACTAGGTGGAGATAGCCCAGCCTCACCTTGACGATGTCTTCCTCGGTGAGCTTATCTTTTCCCTTGAAGGCCTCTCTCACCTTCGACTGCACCTTATGTAGCACCCGTGGGTTTTTCATCAGCTCCGACATGGCCCACTCTAAGGTCGTCGACGATGTCTCGCTCCCAGCAGCAAAAATGTCCTGCAGGTGCTTATCTTTCGATGTTACACACAAATCAGTGTTGTCAAACTAAATAAAAAAAATTACCTCCTCCGTTCCAAAAGGAATAAAGTTCTAGGTTGGTGTTAAGTCAAAGTTGCTTGAAATTGACCAACTATATTGAAAATTGTGCTAACATCTAAAACACTGAATACATATCTTAAGGAAATATATTTCATAAAATGTCTCAATAGACTAATTCGGTGTTGTAGATGTTAATATACTTTTCAAATTTAAACTAGTTTGACATGGAAAAAGCCTAGAACtttaattattttggaatggagataCTAGAGGAACCCATCTGTATATTTAATTAACACACTGATCATGAACTGATGTACTCCTCCCGTTTATGAATATAAGTCTTCGTAGGAATTCCACTATGAACCATATAcaaacatatatatatgtattttagagtgtagattcattcattttgtttcgtatgtagttcatagtggctggaatctcttttGAGGAAGTAGTACAGAACCGTACTTACAGTATAAACGATGGTTGAGGAATGAGCATAATATCTTACCAAAATGACGGCTGTGATCATCTCGGTGGTGAGTTCAAATTGCAGGCCGCCGTCCTTCTGCAGCTTGAGTAGGACGCCGAGCAGGTCCTCATCTCTCTCTGGCTCCGGCGCGCCGGCGCGTTCTCTTACTCTTATGATGCTCTGCACGATGCGATAGATGTTCCTCTGGCACTTGACCATGTCCCGCGCGGCGACGCTGAGACGGCGCACGAGCCGTGACGACGGGTACAGGTCGGCGAGGTTGATGCCGCCGGTGAGCCGCACGGCCTCGTCGAGCTCGTGCAAGAACTCGTCGCGGTGGTCGCACCTCTCGCCAATGGCCGCGCGCACCACGGAGTCGGTGGTCATGCGGCACATCTTCTCGCTGAGGTTGACGGCACGGCCGCCGCGGCACCCGTCGGAGACGGCGCGCAGGAGGCGCGCGACCTCGTCCTCCCGGACGGGGCGGAAGGAGAGCACGCGGCGCTGGCTGAAGAGCTCGTGCACGCAGACTCTGCGGAGCTCGCGCCAGCGGTCGTTGTAGGGGGAGAAGAGGATGCCCTTGCCGCCGCAGGTGATGATGTCGAGCGTGGCGCTGAGGTGGCGGCTGGCGAAGGCGGCGTCGTGGGTCTTCATCACCTCCCTGGCGGCCTCGGCGGAGGAGACGACGAGCGTGGGCACGGCGCCGAGGCGGAGGAGCATGAGCGGGCCGTGGGCGCGGGAGAGGTCGCGCATGGCCCGGTGGGGCAGGCCCCTGGAGCGCGACAGCAGGAGGTGGTGCAGGCTGCCGACGAGCGGCAGCTGCCATGGGCCGGGTGGCAGTCGCTGCCCGCGGGTGGGTGATGCGTAGCGGCCGGTGACCAGCTTGAGGatgaggaggacgaagaagaggcagaCTAGCGCCGTGAAGTCTATCATTTTGATGGAGAGAGCTGCAGCTGACGAACAAGGCAAGGAGGCCCCATCTAGCACATAAATATAGCAAAAATTACAGTATACTGCTACTGGTAGGGTGAAGAGATCCGAGCTGAAAAAGGTTGCTGCACGTGAATTGGTCGATAGAGCACGTGGTGGATCGTGTACATACAGATGGGCATAGATCGAGTAGAGTCGAAAACAAATGGTGCAGCGCGCGCCGCGCGGCTGCGCACGTTcgctccctcactaaatttcatttTTGTTCGATAAAGCAAATATATTAATATTGTGAAGATATCAATTGTACCCAGCCTTTACATCGACAAAATGTACAACTAGACATTAATGATGCACACAGCAAAAAAAAAGCCCATCACAGTGGCCctgtgttgtagggtggaaccctaagtgaagatctttcacaaattggaggaggatccccaagaacaagatgaacacaagagagaaaacaagaggaacactcaagaacaagtccaatcacacatccactagaccaacaaacacacaagatccacaaggtacatgaacaatcaaagggagacaagatacatggtagagttcatcccaaatcctatgaaggagatgggggcttgatgatctaggtagatccttccctcaagggggcttgaatccctagggatcttctccaatggaggtcttgtactccaatggagtcttccctctcaagaggaatcccacaagggaaggtacatgagctaagctctatggtTTATGTCTATTCTTAGCTATCCTACAAATGAGctaggggaggtgtttatatagtctAGGGACAAAATGAGAGGAAGAGGGGCATACAAGGGACCAAATCCCAAAAGTGCACGCAGGCACGtggaggggtccgggcacccggagtGCGAGGGACCGGGTACCCGGGCCGGACAGGGGCGGGCGCCAagaggtggccgggcacccggggcgtagagggccgggcacccggaccgaCCTGGGAGCCGGCTGGAGGGGGGGCACCCGGGCCCAACATGGTAGGGCACCCGGGGAGGGCCGAGGCCGCGCCAAGAGCTgggtcgggcacccgggggtgaTGGCCCGGGCACCCAGTGGGGGGACTGGGCCGGAGCGGGGGTGGCCCGGGCACCCAGTGGGGGGACTGGGCCGGAGCGGGGGTGGCCCAGTCCCCCGTTGCCAATGGGCCGGGCACACGGAGTGGGCCGGGCCGGCGGCTGGaagaggcccgggcacccggggctgcggggccgggcacccggggcgtccAGGGAGCTCCGACTCCTCTCGTTCTTCTCGcttctctccttctccttcttcttgtttGTCCGGGTCTTCGTCCTCGCCTCCACACAGTCACCTCCTCGGTACCTGAGAGTGCAATATATCTTCGTTTGAGGTAGGACCCGGTTCACATGTGAAATCGAATGGAGTTCGAAGAGGAAAGAAGTGATCTCGTTCTCAATGGCGCGTGCGCGAGCTCTCGTTGTAGGTTCTCTCTGTGCTTGCGGTGGTGGTGTGACCTCCATGGACAccatggtgatggtcgagggatgctccgcatcatctccccgcccttgggagagatccgtccacggatcgtgatcttcatcaccatggggaaGAGAGGGCGTCGCCGTGTAGGAGTTGACAACCACCAAGCACTCATCATCGTCAACCTCGAAATGGTCACTCTccgatgtcgcaccgtcttgtgattctTTCAAAAGCAGCAagtacaacaaacacttggaaaaacaaatgtggttagcgttagagcACAACGAAGCATtcgagaggtgattcaccaaacaagtgttgtcaacaagcatagcatatggtgtgacaagggggtgtggcatggcatgtaagcacataaattgaccaCATGGAGAAGCATCATGGAAACAATCATGCAAGGGTGAGATAAAGGTGCTAATATGTGAAACAagtgaataagcatctacctcaatgtcatagcaagcatgcataagactctcaatgaacggtctatggtaggcataagagtcattcacaacacccaagaagatgatatgactaaacacatgcaagtgcaagacaatccaagcataatgtgcatagggtgtagtgaaaatcgtgtggcactcaacacaatagaaagagcaattgttcatcatgtgtgaggcaatcaaggcaagcatgtagcaatcaatgggacatggcatatgtaaaGGAATGACAtggttgcaaccaaacatgtgataggagcgagtaatccaagaattggatgcaacatgagaatgcatagaaatcaagtcgtgcaaactagtggagcaaagatgcaacacactagaggaactcatggcaatcatgtcatgtgagcaaataataagcatagacaatgcacatgacatatcacaagcatgaacacaaagcaagatcatagtatcatcataggcatgggtcataggtagacatggcaataacaagcaatatctccaccaagcttgcaaatacacatgcacgtagtagaatcaatcatcatgtgtaatgcaaagcatgggtcacaaatgcatggcaaaggcataggaatgagcatatcatgcaaagtgaacatggcaatatgggcataaagtgagaagtgggaaataacccataaccaagtgagagccatgtagaagaaatgcgcaaaGTCCTTGCGTGAAGAAAGCGGTGGGAAAGCCACTCCATGGAattccaagtcatcgttgctctccagagctcgttttgtcaactcatgggattgcgaggttgacaagtattcatggctacctacacaaaagagacacaaaccaaagaaattgtgttcgtggtaaatgtacacatcatccatcatgatgtgtatgtgcacgtgtgagttagcacaagataagcatcgctcaaagaaatttgatgcatggtataagaacatgtcatccatcatgaaagaacagttggtatgtatgacacgatggggacacaaattgagaatgcaagtatatgtcaCATcattagcatgtttattcatgagaAGCAgattgtgcacacaagtattgggatcatgcactggataggatgaatcaaaatctcctaaaatgtatgaggaaactatgggggtatcctcatgagcaatattggaaacatcacatggagaaaatggagaacatccaaaacaatgcatatccg
Above is a window of Triticum dicoccoides isolate Atlit2015 ecotype Zavitan chromosome 5B, WEW_v2.0, whole genome shotgun sequence DNA encoding:
- the LOC119307456 gene encoding zealexin A1 synthase-like codes for the protein MIDFTALVCLFFVLLILKLVTGRYASPTRGQRLPPGPWQLPLVGSLHHLLLSRSRGLPHRAMRDLSRAHGPLMLLRLGAVPTLVVSSAEAAREVMKTHDAAFASRHLSATLDIITCGGKGILFSPYNDRWRELRRVCVHELFSQRRVLSFRPVREDEVARLLRAVSDGCRGGRAVNLSEKMCRMTTDSVVRAAIGERCDHRDEFLHELDEAVRLTGGINLADLYPSSRLVRRLSVAARDMVKCQRNIYRIVQSIIRVRERAGAPEPERDEDLLGVLLKLQKDGGLQFELTTEMITAVILDIFAAGSETSSTTLEWAMSELMKNPRVLHKVQSKVREAFKGKDKLTEEDIVKVRLGYLHLVIKEALRLHPPAPFLLPRECRETCRVMGYDVPKGTKVVVNVWAMGRDGMYWGDAEAFRPERFENSTVDFKGADFEFLPFGAGRRMCPGMSLAMANMELALASLLFHFDWELPFGMRPKDMDMTEIFGIAVRRRSKLWVHAKSHVPCGN